In Zymoseptoria tritici IPO323 chromosome 7, whole genome shotgun sequence, the genomic window CTCGTCGGGAGTGCGTCCGGACATGATGTAGAAGATGTTTCGAGGATCGGCCATCAGATCGTTCAGCGCTTCGACCACACGCGCTGGCGATCCAAGAGGGATTCCAGTAGCGGTGCGATGAGGTGCGAGGGTGCCCTCAAagtcgatgatgaagagtcGATTTTGCGCATCCTTGTACTTGTCCGCAAGCTGCGAGATGTTGAGACGTGGGACGGCGGCCGATGCACGCTGGTGATGCTCATCGTACGCCTTGTCGAGACGCTCGCCAATTTTGGTTGCCCACGACCCACCAGTGCGGGTGGAGACAATCTCTTGGAGGCGCGTCCACCGGACAGCTTTCTCTTCGGCGCTCATGTCAAGACCTTGCTTGATTGCATCGGCAATTCCGGAAAAGTCCCATGGGTTGATAGAGATGTGCTTGTCCTCGAAGACAACAGCACTGCCGGTAAACTCGGACAGGACAAGAGGACCGTGCTGCTTGCCACCGTATTTGCCATCTTGACAGTGAATGTACTCGTGTGCGGTCAGATTCATCCCATCACGCAGGGCCGAGATCATCAGCAGGTCTGCAATAGAGAGCATGGCAAGATATTGCGCGAACGGGAGATCTtgggcgaggaagagcagcGGCTGATGGTTCAGCGTGGCGTGAACCGAGTCGATTCGTGTGCAGATATCGGATACGGTGCTCAAGAGCTCTGCTTGTTCACTGGCCGAGGTCGCGACCTGTATCATGCAGACCTTTTCCCTGTATTCCGGGTTGCGATtgaggaagagctcgtaCGCCAGTAGCTTTTGCCGTACACCATGGACGTGATCGAGTTTGTCTCTGCCAACGATGACAAGCTTGTCCTTGTACTTTTGCGAGTAGAGTCCGATCATTTCCTTGACTTCGTCGGTCTGCCGAACGTCCTCGAACAATGGCGGGTTGATGCCGATGGGTTCACTGGTGACGTTCACGAAGTGATCTTCGAGCTGGACTCCTTCTGCGGTCGTCTCGACGGCCAAGAGTCGGCTGCAGGTCTGAAGGAAGTGCGAGGAGTATTCGTCGCACTGAAAGCCAATCAAATTGGCACCGAGCATGCCCTCCAGTAGCTCTTTTCGCGTGGAAAGGCAGCGAAACACTTCCGATGAAGGGAATGCTGTGTGAAGGAAGAAGCCGATCTTGGCCTCTGGTAGCTTTTCTCGAATCATACCCGGTACGAGCAGAAGGTGGTAGTCGTGGACCCAGATCGTGTCACCTTTCTTGTAGCTCGAGATGGCTTGATCTGCGAAAGCTTGATTGACATTGCGGTAGAATTCCCAACTGTGGTCCGCATATGCCTTGCTCTTGGGGTGGTCGGGAACTTGGTAATGAAAGATCGGCCACAGAATCGTCTTGCAATAGTGCGAGTAGTGACCATCGATGTCTTTGTCGGTGCAATAGACGACCTCGGATTGGTACTCGTTCAGTAGCGTGTCGTGAATTCCTTCTTTAATCGAGTCTGAAAGAGCATCCGTAGGCATGCCGAGGGTACCAATCCAGGTGATGCCCGACTCGAGGCCGTCGACATCAGTCACCTGACGGATAGCATTCACGAGTCCACCGTTTCCGTGAATGGCGGGCTCGACCGTCCAAGACTTGTCTTCGAAGCCTCCGTCGGAGCTCGGTGCGCGATTCTTCAATGAATTCGGCGAAAGCTTACTAGACTTCCGTAGCGCTCGTGCTTTGCGTTCCTTGAGTTCCTCATATTCTTTGGCGAAGTCCTGGATGGATGCGCTCGGGAGAGGTCCGGCTCGAGATCGTGGCTGGTTGAAGATTGCTTGTCGTCCCCTGAAATGTTGGTCAGCGTGGGCACTGTCAGGTACACTTGCTTCATTGACTTGCCACTCCGCATGCGTGTCACTGCGCAGAAGAGAGCGCGGATCACCAGGTCTCGCAATGTGACGCTGCAATTCCGACTTGGCCAAGTTGAAGTCTTCCGTAACACCCAGCGGAGTCATGGGTGGTGTCGGCTGAGCCAACAAGCTTGTAGTGGAAGTGCGCGACGTCAGATCAACAGTCGACGAGGTTGCGCGCTTGTGCAGTTGGAAGCCGGGATCGCGGCGATACTCCTTCGGCGGTAGCTCAGCGAAGGAGACAGTGTTGGGTAGGAAGCTGGTGGCAGTCAGCGACTCGTGTTTCATGTGTATGAAGATGGGAATACTTACAGCGACAATGTGAAAGAGGTCGCCATTGTGGCGGTTCGATTGCGACTTCAACGTGCGCAGCTGTTGTTTCGGTGAGAAGAGGTGGTGAATTCGAAGATGTTCGTGTTCGAAGTCGTGGTGCGGAAGGTCTTGTAGCAAGTTCATGTGAAGATGACGGAAGAaggtcgaagtcgaggtggaggtgaggtcgagggcCAGCTTGCGGAACGAGGTGGAATCGGACAGGGTTGATGTGCAAGCAAACAAGGAAGGCAGGGCAAGGCTGATGGAATCGTGAGGAAGAGCAAGTGCGGTGAGGTGATGAGAGCTCGAGTGGTGATTTAAGGTTCGCGCCAGCGTATGCTTTGCCCTGGTCAAGTGAAATGGAAGAGGGAAAGAATGGAAGCAGCGAGAAAAAGTTGAGAATTGGAAAGgacgatgctgctgctgctgctgcttgtcCTTGCGGGAACGGGCCGGACGGTGTGCCACTTGCCTTGGTACAGACTTACGGTGGTGGTGTAGTACTGGCGATGAGTTCCGGTCGATGATATCACTCTTATGCGTAGGGTGGTGGATGGGCTTCGTTGCTGCCAGGTTTGGGGTTGTAAAAGGCGTGGGAGGAGTTGAACTTCAACGGGGCATGCAAACAGAATTGTTGTGGTCGGCAGCTAGAACTAGTTCTAAATTAGACCTCCGCCGTGCCGAGCCCTGTCAAGTGATCCTTCTCGAAAGACAGACCTCGACAACACCGATCTGAGGCGCCATAATGATGCTATACGGGAACTCCTTCGACGGTCAAGGTATCGCAACTATGTCAAAAGTATGTCAAGATTACGAATGATGAGAGGCAGAACTACCGACTACTTATGACCGACCATGCCATCACCTCACCCATCACAATCGCCAAACTTGACCATTCCCTGCACGACACCTCATCATTCAACGCCGACATCCTCCGTCAGTAGTGACACGGCAACACGTGTTCGGAGGTTCGGAGGCCGGACCGTGCAACGAAACGCCTGGGCAAGATCCTGTTCGGGGCATGAGACGTGGCTCGTGAATGACGAAACGGTCAGGTCCAGCCTTCTTCAGGAGTTTGCCTTGCTGTTTCGTCTCGCATCGAAGCAGTTTCAGCCTCACATGTTCACGCAGCACGTCATTGATGATACCATAGCGAGCATGCTCGGCCAGTCATCCCTGTACGACGCTTCAGTTGGCATCTGATGAAGCACCGAGCACCCTCGCTCACTGTGAGCGAGGGTGCTCACAGTCCGAGCCACCTAGGTGCAAGTCGCGCAGAGCAGTCTGAGCGAGACAACGGAGGAACATCGCAGTCGCACGTGGCTCAGCACGAAAACAGATCGGAAGCCCCCTTCTTCACGTGGAACCACGCTCGCCTCAGACTGAGCTTGAGAATCGTCCATTCAAAAGCCCGGCTACATACCATTACGCCCGCTCCCAGGAAAAAAGGCATCACTGAAAGAACGCCATGCACTGCGCCTCATTACGCCTCTATAACTGCGTTACGTCAGCCACCGCTCGCCCACGCAAAGGGTTCCCCGATCCCACGCGCAACGCTCCAAAAAAAAAGCCAGAATAGTCCAAACAAATTGGGTATACTCGATTCGTCGAAGAGAAAGGAATGCGGACTCAGATGTCCCAGAAGCGAGGAAAAGTCTATCGTTCGGCTGTCCTAGACCTGTGGTCGAGAAGATGAGCCGGGTTGTCGGTGAAAGCGTGATGATCCAGTAGGTGTTGTCGATAGTTGTTCCGAGAAGATGTGTAGAGGTGTACGTGCGCTGTCGTTTCTTCGTAAGCAGAGAGCGGTAGATGCCTGCGGCCAGTGGACCAGTCTCTTGAAGTCAGACCGTTGATCGCAAAATGTCCATTGCTCAGCTATCAGCTCGTACAGTAGACGCGCTGTCCGAGGACGTCTCGCTGAGCGACCTCGTCTGCATGGACTCAGATGCCTGCTTCTGAGCAACGACTTCGCGAGCGTAAAACTCAACCAGCATGGTCCCGTATGCCTCGATCTCCTCAACAGGCACTGAGAGTCTGAAGTCGTTCAGGAGGAGGAATTGAAGCTCCAGATGGTTAAGCTCGGAGAGAGGTAATCCGCCGACCTATAATTGATGAGTTGTTAGCTGGTGTTAAACTACAAGATACACGCACAACACCAACCTTTGCGTATCGCGAGTTTGTGTAGAAGATGTCGGAGAAGAATTTGCTCGCGCAAGTCACACCGGCGATGACCAGTCGGTGGATATTGAAGCTGTCGACAACGAAAAAGTGGGAGAGATTGTAAGGGTCGATGTTCGAGGGTGAAGTTGGTAGCGATGGCGACTCGGGCTGGCTTGGTCTGCTGTGAGGTGTTCCGGGAATACCTTGTTGCGAGGCCTTTCCTCGCTCCAGGTTACCGGAATGTGGTGGTGTCGCTTGTTGCGTGCCTAATGGGGTGGTCGCTTGGACACCCTCCATAAGATCTGATGCGACCGACTCCGAAGAAGCACTTCGCTCTCGCAGTGATTGCTCGTTGGCCGCTCGCAGGCTCTGCATCGGACCAGCATTCACTCGCTCAGTCATCCTGTCGAAATAGACCAGCAAGCTGAGGAATACCTCGTAGCTGGTAGGGCAGTACTTATTTATCCTGCTCAGATAGCTCAGTATCGTGATACTTGGTACGTTCTTGCCGTGGAAAGCCAGAACGCTGGTCGTTTGTGAGGTGAGATGTGATGCTACGTCCACGCTGGGCGTCTGGCGATGCAAGTGCTCATGCTGCCGATCATTCGTCGTGGTGATCTTCGTGAGCAGGCCTGCAACCATTTCTATTATGTGCTCGACCTTCATCTCGCTGATCTCGTATTGCgttccctcctcttcaccgCCCTGTGATCGCGAGCGACTCCGCGAGCGGATCTCGGAGAAGCTGCCCATGTCTTCGCTGGCGAAGCTTTGTATGTGCTCTAAATCTCGTACTTTGATCTTTCTCGGCCGTGAGGCTCTTTGCTCAGGCGTCGGTCTGGTGGAGACGGCATCTTCAAGGGCGGTTTGAGGTAGATCGCTGGGTGGAGCAGGATGTGCTGCTAAGGAGGGACTCGGTGGTTCTTCGGTTCGGGATTGCTGTGAGGCCGAGGAAGGAGCACGCGTGGTTCGTGAAGGTATATCATGGCTTCGTGTGGTAGTGGTAGTAGCAGCAGAGGAGCTCGATGCTCTCTGCGCTGGTTCGGACATAGGTGTATCGACTTGCGAATCCGTCCGGCTTCGTCtcggtggaggagtggaTTCGCGCGTTCGTGGCGCTTCTCCGAAAGCGTCGTGGCTGGGCGAGGCGTGATGCGAGAAGAATGAATTCACGGCATCGAGGACGACCGAGCCCATATTAGCTCATCGATTCGATCCGTCTTGGCCTCCAGACAATCTGTAGCTGGGCTTATCAGTGATGTTCGTGTGGATCGATGTATTCGCGGAGAGTCAAGCGCATGAGGAGATCGACATTGACCAGATGAGCGCGAGTTGGTATGTCGACGTCCCCTTGCGGTGAGAAGTGTTTCTGGGAGGGAGTCGCTTTTTGGAAACTGGTGCATGGAAGCGAAAACGCTGATGTCGTGCAAGTGACGCGGACGGAATTGGCGGGCGCGAAGCGGTGGACAAGCAATGTTGAAGTGCGGCGTTGGGGAACCCGTATGTCTATGCAGAGGACGGTGACTGCAGGAGTCTCGAGGATAACGTGCGGTCGAAGCTATGCACCAGTGCAGAGAACATCCCAACCTGGGTGACGCGAGATCCCAACTGTAATGCGGCCGGGCATACCAAGGAAAACAACGAGGGGGAAGAGGTGGCAGCAACGCCAGACAAAGGCACTCACCTGGATGTTTCATCCAGTCCTCCGATATGCAGCGGTCTTCCTGGCAGCGTGCTCCAACTTAATGAGACGCGGCGATTCCTGTTGCGCCGGAGAAAGTGGTGAAAGTATGTCAAGTCGCAAGAGCTGCATGGAAGTAACGTAAAGTAAAGGAATAAGGTTGAAGATCCACAAGCACGCTAGCAGTACAGCCCGTGTGTCTCTTGCGCTTGTGATTGGGGCCGGTCGTGGATGCGATGTCGACGGCGTGCGAACTACTGTCTTGGGCAATATACGTTGGAATTGTTGCGAGGCCGACAAAGACACAAGAGTTGACATCGTGCCTCCATGGCTCTATCGAACCTGAGCTGAAACTGCACTCGCTAATTCGTGACGCCTTCACTCGTTCGCAAGCCGCCATGCATGACTCTCGCCGGTGCCCATAATAGTGTACATCTGCTCTCCTCGACAGATTCCCAATCTCATCATGGCTTGTCGGTTCCTGGCCCGGTGTAGCCTCTGTCAGGAAGATACAAGTGTCGCACAGCACCCTTCGCCGTCAGAACCACCATGCGAATCACACCTCCCGAGCTGCCATCCCACTTGATCGCCTCCTGTAGCGCGCCCTTCACAAACGAGATTCCCTCCGCCTCATCCATGCCCTCCTTCCAGTTGGCGTCGCAGTAACCATAGATGTATGTCGAGCCTGACCCGCCGATGGCGTAAGACTGCTTGTGAAGAGAGCCTCCCAACGGGATCGAGTACACCTGTCCGCCATGTCTGTGGTCCCACCCTGCGATGATGATGCCCGCACTCAATGAGTCCTTGTTGTCATAGCACAGCTCTTGAAAGATGGCCGCGGCCGTTTGTGTCGTCGGTGGTTCGTCGTTTGTGATGCCGTACATGCCCAGGTGGTATTGCACAATATCCGCCACTGCCTGTGTGTCCGCCGCTGAGCCTGACCGACAGCACCAGATCGTGTCGTGAACTTGTGTGAGTTTGTCCGTGACGCGGTTGGCAATGTATGCGCCTGTGGTTGTTCGACTGTCTGCTCCCAAGATGACCCCGTCCTTGAAGTTGATGGCCATGATCGAGGTTCCGAGGTTGACCTCTCCCGATTTGAGATGGTTCATGTCGATGTGGATGCCATCTGAGGAATATGTGTCAGTGATGGCGGCCAAGTGCTGTAGCTGATCTCGTACGTACCTTCACCGAGCATGCCGGTTTGGTTGatcatgatggcggtggttgGCGGTCCAGCGATATCGAGGGATTGAGATTCGAGGTCGGCGAGGTTCGATGGAATGCAGGTACGCTGATCTTGTTTTGTCGGTCAACTGGAGGTTTGTGCAGATGaagttgttgatgatggatgGAGACTGAGGCAGCTGTAGCACATGCGCGTCAAGCTCTCTGTGGTCCAAGCTTTGCGGATCGGCGACTTTTGAGGCCGACTGCAGGCATGCCTCAAGTATACAACTCCTTCCACCTTGCACTTTGCAACCATTCAACACTCTTCACTCGACTGCCAATACTTTCAGGGACTATCAACGGGCACTCTCGCTCGGTCGGATCGCTCAAAGCTCCTGTCCCCGAGCATCGATCATTCCCAAAAATGGCCGAGTCTCTCTGGCCATGGTTGAGGCTACCCTTCTATTTAAGTACAGCATTCGTGAGTCTCGGAGGTGGTGCTCTATATTACTTCCAGAAGTACATATCTTCACGACTTGCATTGAGATGAACATATGGCTGAGAAAGCAACAGCGAAATCATATATCCAAGAAATCTGCCTCCAGGAGCCCGCAAAGAAGTCCCCCAACCAGGCCAATTCGGTATTGAAGATGCTGAGCAGCTTTCAATACCGACTCCAGACGGCGAGACTCTGAGCGGCTTCTTGGTCAGACCACCGAACAAGTCTCAAGCAAGACCAATCACGATCTTGAGCTTCCATGGCAATGCTGGAAATGTCGGCCACCGACTACCAATAGCGAAAGTGCTGGCTCACGACTTGCAATGCACGACGTTGATGCTTGAGTACCGCGGCTATGGTCTTTCGACCGGCAATCCAAGCGAGAAAGGACTTCGAATCGATGCCCAGACTGGACTCGACTACATTCGAAATCGCGATGACCTCAAGTCGAGCAACGTTGTCATCTATGGACAGAGTCTCGGTGGTGCTGTCGCTATCGATCTGGTCACGCAAAACAAAGGCAAAGGAGATATCAAAGGCCTCATTTTGGAGAATACGTTCCTAAGCATCACCAAGATGATACCAAAGGCAATACCCATAGCCAAGTATCTGACACCGCTTTGTCATGAATACTGGAGGAGTGAAGACGTCATCTCAGAGATTACAGACATTCCAATTCTGTTCTTAAGTGGTCTTCAAGACGAGATCGTGCCGTAAGTTGTTAGTTCATCGATATCTCGCGCATTTGCTAACACTTCTCAGCCCTTCACACATGAAAGAGCTGTTCAAGCTCTGCCGCTCACCAACTGTCGTGTGGAAAGAGCTTCCCAATGGCGATCACAACAACTCTGTGGCCGAGCCTGGCTATTTCTCGCACATTGAGGATTTCGTGCAGTGGCATATCTTGAAGAGATGAGGTGTGCAGGTTTGATCGAGCAGAGAGAATCTGAGGTACTCAGATCCTTGAGTCTGTTGAGTCGGATCTGTGGACTCCGAACATGGCAGTGTCGTCCTCGACCATAAATGTGGTCGCGGCCCAGAGGTCCAGGGCTATCACCAATCGCCTGAACGGCTGGCTTCTTGTGCAAGAGGCACGTGGCCACGGACTATGGACAAGACGCAGGCGAAGAGGTTTAGCTGGTATCTCTAGACACGAGTCCGGATGCTTCAGCAGGACTCCGAGGGGTAAATTGAAAAGGACAGCAATGATAGTCCAGTACGGTCAAGCCACTTTCAGAAGGTTGTCACACCGCTTGTTCCTTGTCATCAGTGCCTGAAACGATTGTATATCGGACTCCTTCATTACTCACGTCGATCTGCTAGTAATAATCTCCCATGTTCTCCAATGTGCATACCTTAGAAATATTGCTCCGTCAAATGACCCCATCAATAATTGATAAGACCTTTCTCAAATTCCATCATTTCCCAGCGTATATTGATTGACTCAAGCAATTTACGTTCACGGCGAGGGGCTCGAGTTTGCGACTTCACTTCTGACACCATCTCAAGTCACAACAAGAAACATGGCATAACATCATACGACGACCTCGCATCGCGGTGCATTTATACATGGCCGACGGCATGCTTTCCGGACTGCTCGAGTATGCCGAAGGAGGCCCTGGCGAGCAGACCACTGCACTCAATCCGCCACCACGCGTCGATCCCTCGCGTACTGGCCACCCCGAAACACGAGAAAAGAATGCCGTCTACTGCGGATTCTGCACGCGCGGACAATACTACATACATCAGAGCTCCCTGGACCGGCACATGCGAGACTGCGCCATGGAGAATGGCTACATAGCGCGATACTGGCGAGCAGCCGGATGGAAACGGGAGCAACTGGAGCACGGCTACACCTGGGAGGGAGATCTTCCGAGAGTGAAGCCAGGGCGAATTTGTCTGCACTGCCATAAGGTGTTCCGCAATACTTTTGAGATCGCTAAACATCTCAATAAGTTGAACGATGGTGGCAAAGCGCGGGCATTGTTTAACCGCACATTTCAGTTTCCCGGGAATAGCGTCCCACCGGCGGTGGAAAAGGTGCTCCCTTCAGCTCAAGGAAATATGGGCGATGGCCATTCAGccggagaggaggatctAACGGCACTTTGTGGATTCTGCAACCGCCGCATCGTCGCGCGAACTGAGAATCGCATGGACCAGCATATTCAGAAATGTGCGGTCAAGCACAAGTACGTCGCACGACATTGGCAGCGAGCAGGCTGGCTTCCTGGTACGGCCCATGGAAAGGGGATGATATTCGAGGACGATGTGGCCAAAGTTCATCCCGATCGGATTTGTAGTGGCTGCAAATTGGTTTTCAAGAATGCGGCTGGGATGGAGAGGCATCAGAAGTACACGTGCACAGATGTGCCCGAAAAGGCTGAGAAGCCCCGACCCCAGCAGCCTGCGCAGGAGACAGCAGTGAACCAAGAACGGCGAGAGTCGCCTCCTTTGGCACCTCCATCGCGAACACAGCAGCCTGCGCAGGCGACGGCGTCGAGCAAGCGACCACGAGAGTCGCCTCCTTCAGCGCCTCCGTTGCGACCCGCTCCAGCTGTGATCGACAATTCAGCCCTGACCCAAGAATGTTTCATTGAGCGACTTGAGTACAGGATCAATCAAGTCCCTTCGCCGGAAGTCACGGAGCTGCTTATCAGACTCGCCCGAACGAACAAAGACGCAAGAGCAATTCCCAACGCACCACTACTTCCCAGACGAGGGCAATTCCCTCAATCTGCTGCCGAGCGACCAAACAAACTGCTCAAAACCGAGCCAATgcgaccaccaccaccacaagcACAAGTCCAGGTAGGCGCCTCTAGACCGCCAGCACATCCATCTATCGGAGCCGAAGGCTCCGCTCTTTCAAGACCACCTCTACCCCGACCCGCCGCaccatccacctcctcccaaGTTGCCTCCCAACAGAAACCCTCAGAAGACCGGAAAGAATCTGTCCCCTACCAAATCTGTGAGCGCTGCAACCTAAAGTTCGATCCCGAAACCAACAACCCTTCACGCTGTGCTCGCCATACGGGCGTCAAGCGAGTCCGAGCGCAGGGAGATCCGGTGTCGTGGGCTGAGTATAACGATCCGAAGTTACAGGCGAGGTTTTATTGGGCTTGTTGTGGGAGGAGTGGGGACTCGGTGGGGTGTGCGAGGTGCGCGCATGAGCCGAgagagtggaagaagaggaaagtGCCTAGTTGAAGAGATCATAAGAGAGGATGTTGTCCTGACGCTATTGGTGAGGCCCAATTGTCGGACTAGATCTCGCAGCCGTTGGATATGCTCATTGTCTCCGACACTCGAACTCATGGATGGATCTGAGATTCGAACGCAAACATCGGATAGTTTGAACCCATTACTGGACAACGATGCCAAAGCTCTGACTGCCAGCCCGGCTTGAAATATGCGCGGCCCCAGGCTATTCGAGCCGGCAGCTTCTCGCGTGGTCGCCAGCATGCAGCGACCAGAGGAGAGGCTCTCGCGGCAAAGAACCGGACGAAAATGCCTGGGGAGGAAACGACTCGGCGCAATGTATCGGAAAACTTATCTACACGGCGAATCACTTCGATCCAATACCTTTCGTGAGAAATTTGATCAGTGAAATCTTTCATTCATAACTCACCTATAAAACGCGCCATCAAGCGGATCTTCCACGCCCATCATAGCCGACCTACCGGCCGCCAGAAGCGTCAAATAGACcgtctccctctcgatctgGTATCCCGTCTTCGCCCAGCGAGCGTTCAACCAGTCAGCCAGGGCGTCGCTCGAGCCGTACCACTTCCGCGAGTCCCAGCTCTCGAGCACCACGGCGGTCATGGACCTGCACAGTGGGCCTTCCGAGATGGAGGTCTCCGACGTACATCGCCCATGTCTGCCACGGATGAGGAGAGAGTTGATGGCCGGCATCATTTATCTTCTGCTTCTGTTGCGGACTGGTACTTCTCGGCCGGCGAGGAGGACTGGGAGATGTGAGGTGGACCGGGAGTGGGAAGTAAGATCTAGGTTTAGAACCTGGATCGAGACTTGGAGAATTGGAAGGAGTGTGCAGGGAGGGAGGTTCATATATGTCGAATGAAAGGCATTGTCGTGTCGGCATGACAAAGCGATCAAGGGCTGCTTTTGTCCGACACAAAGGGTGAGAGTAGACGTTGTGATCTCCATTGTCCCACCCATTGTGAAGGCTCGTCCATTGTCGAACCCGTCGCTGATGGACCGTTGCATCGATGTCTAAGGCAGGTGTAGACCGAGATCAGTAACGAACGTGCCTCACGCAGACATCGTGACGAGTGCAGATTTCAGGTCCAGACGAGCTCGACCTTCCCGCCCATGATCCTGGCGTTGAACCACTCCATGATCTCAATCTTGCCCGCAACGGGTTTCGCGTCCTTCAGCACGCCTGAGCGAACAACAGCCTTCACAGCCAGTGCCagctccatcatcgccaggTTCCGTGCGATGCACTGTCGCGGACCAAGACCGAACGGAATCCAGTCTCGCAGCATCTCAGATGAAGGATTGAGCCAGCGTTCCGGCTGGAAATTCTGTGGGTCTGGGAATACTGCTGGGTTGAAGTGCAGCGCGGAAGGCGATATGCCTACGATCGTACCGCTTGCAAGGCGATATGTCCTGCCGTCCGGCGAGGTGTAGACATATCCCGCTGGCGGAACTTGGCGTGGAAATCGAGTCGGATTGGCACGCAGTGTCCGTAGGCCCTCACGAATGACACCATCGAGATATGGGTGTCGTTGAGCGTCGTATGTTGAGTCGTTGTCTGGTGTTTTAGCCAGCTCAGCCTGCAGCTTTGCGTAGATGAACGGATGCTTTGCCAGATTCCAGAGGATATTGCTTAGATTCAAGGCCGTTGTGTCCGTGCCTGCGAAGACGACGTCTTTCATCTGGACGTCTGCTTCGTCAACGCTGATGCCAGCTTTCAGGAGTCGGCCTTGGTAGGTGCCATCGTTGGCATCGATGGGCCTTTCAGCTAGACGCCGCGTGAAGCTGTCCACCTTGAATATACTCTTCTCTGTTTCCGAAGCCATTGGCTGAAAGTAACTCAACGAGGCGAATACCCGTTGAAACAACCAAGGCGGTAGGAAGAAGAATCGACCAATCTCAACGATGAAGTCAACATAAGCGCCTGCACTTTCCATCGTCGTACCGTCGCTCAAGTCGCCATACTCCTCGCCAAACAAATACGCACCAACAACATTAATCGCAAGCCCTCTCGCAAGCCTCAACACATCCACCCTCGCCCCGTTCTTccccgcctcctcctccaacttctccaCAAACTCATCAATACACCCCT contains:
- a CDS encoding proteasome core particle subunit beta 1, whose amino-acid sequence is MINQTGMLGEDGIHIDMNHLKSGEVNLGTSIMAINFKDGVILGADSRTTTGAYIANRVTDKLTQVHDTIWCCRSGSAADTQAVADIVQYHLGMYGITNDEPPTTQTAAAIFQELCYDNKDSLSAGIIIAGWDHRHGGQVYSIPLGGSLHKQSYAIGGSGSTYIYGYCDANWKEGMDEAEGISFVKGALQEAIKWDGSSGGVIRMVVLTAKGAVRHLYLPDRGYTGPGTDKP
- the BEM46 gene encoding alpha/beta hydrolase BEM46/Esterase/lipase/thioesterase (Predicted alpha/beta hydrolase BEM46; Esterase/lipase/thioesterase; predicted cytosolic and probably associated (bound?) to a membrane (nondetermined)), giving the protein MAESLWPWLRLPFYLSTAFVSLGGGALYYFQNEIIYPRNLPPGARKEVPQPGQFGIEDAEQLSIPTPDGETLSGFLVRPPNKSQARPITILSFHGNAGNVGHRLPIAKVLAHDLQCTTLMLEYRGYGLSTGNPSEKGLRIDAQTGLDYIRNRDDLKSSNVVIYGQSLGGAVAIDLVTQNKGKGDIKGLILENTFLSITKMIPKAIPIAKYLTPLCHEYWRSEDVISEITDIPILFLSGLQDEIVPPSHMKELFKLCRSPTVVWKELPNGDHNNSVAEPGYFSHIEDFVQWHILKR
- the CYP-77 gene encoding putative P450 monooxygenase (P450 monooxygenase with unknown function.), with product MPIAHLALSVLAIWTIGCLSLTTYLDPLQSIPGPLKCRLTPLWSWYHSIIGDESRQIDALHKLYGPIVRISPNQVVIADGRALAQIYSEKGGFLKAPFYENFDAEGHQTIFSARDPGYRGVRSRAVGQMFSVGAVKGGSKRIQGCIDEFVEKLEEEAGKNGARVDVLRLARGLAINVVGAYLFGEEYGDLSDGTTMESAGAYVDFIVEIGRFFFLPPWLFQRVFASLSYFQPMASETEKSIFKVDSFTRRLAERPIDANDGTYQGRLLKAGISVDEADVQMKDVVFAGTDTTALNLSNILWNLAKHPFIYAKLQAELAKTPDNDSTYDAQRHPYLDGVIREGLRTLRANPTRFPRQVPPAGYVYTSPDGRTYRLASGTIVGISPSALHFNPAVFPDPQNFQPERWLNPSSEMLRDWIPFGLGPRQCIARNLAMMELALAVKAVVRSGVLKDAKPVAGKIEIMEWFNARIMGGKVELVWT